CACGAAATGCCCGAAAAGAATTTGGTTTCTTGGAGCGCTGTTATTGCCGGTTGTGTTCAGAATGATCAGTTCATTAAGGGCTTAGAACTGTTCAAGAAGATGCTGAAGGTGGGAATCAAGGTTAGTCAATCTATTTATGCTAGTCTTTTCAGGTCCTGTGCAGGGTTATCTGCATTTAGGTTAGGCACTCAGTTGCATGGACACGCCTTAAAGACCAACTTTGGATTTGATGTCATTGTGGGAACTGCCACTATGGATATGTATGCAAAATGTGACAGCATGCCTGAAGCTCGAAAGCTATTTAACTCATTGCAAAACCATAATTTGCAATCTTACAATGCCATTATTGTTGGTTATGCTCGACGTTATCAAGGTTTCAAAGCTCTGGAGCTATTTTGGCTTTTGCAGAAATCTGGCCTTGGTTTTGATGAGATAAGCCTATCTGCTGCATTTAGCGCATGTGCAGTGATCCAAGGAAATTTGGAGGGGCTTCAACTACATGGATTAGCAGTTAAGAATTGTTTGAGGTCAAGTATTTGTGTGGCAAATGCAATGTTGGACATGTATGGTAAATGTGGAGGTCTCTTTGAAGCTTGTAGCGTGTTTGATGAGATGGGAAGAAGAGATGCTGTGTCTTGGAATGCAATTATTGCAGCCCATGAGCAGAATGAAAATGAAGAGGAAAcactttctctctttgtttcaATGCTCCAATCAAGAATGGAACCTGATGAGTTCACCTATGGCAGTGTTTTAAAAGCATGTGCTGGTCAGCAAGCTTTAAACTATGGCTTGGAGATCCATAACAGAATAATCAAATCCAGAATGGGGTTGGACTTGTTTGTTGGAAGTGCCCTTGTGGATATGTACTGCAAGTGTGGAATGATGGAAGAGGCAGAAAAGATCCATGACAGATTAGAAGAACCAACGATGGTTTCTTGGAATGCCATAATTTCTGGATTCTCAATGCAAAAGCAAAGTGAGAGTGCTCAGAGATTTTTCTCCCAGATGTTGGAGAAGGGTGTAAACCCAGATAACTTCACTTATGCAACAGTTCTCGACACTTGTGCTAATTTGGCTACCGTTGGACTTGGGAAGCAAATCCATGCTCAAATCCTTAAGCTGGAATTGCAATCAGATGTGTATATAACCAGCACTCTCGTCGATATGTACTCAAAATGTGGAAACATGCAAGACTCCCAATTAATGTTTGAGAAAGCACCTAGGCGAGATCCTGTGACATGGAATGCAATGATTTGTGGATATGCTTACCATGGTTTTGGAGTAGAGGCCCTGACGACTTTTGAGAATATGCAGCTTGTAAATGTGAGACCAAACCATGCTACTTTTGTTTCAGTTCTTCGTGCTTGTGCGCACATTGGGCATGCTGAGAAAGGGTGGCATTACTTCCATGCTATGCGGAGTGACTATGGTTTCGATCCTCAGTTGGAGCATTATACATGTATGGTTGATATATTAGGCCGGTCAGGTAAAGTTAATGAGGCTTTGAAACTTATTCAAGAGATGCCTTTTGAAGCTGATGCTGTTATTTGGAGAACTCTCCTCAGTATTTGCAAGATCCATGGGAATGTAGAGGTGGCAGAAAAAGCGGCAAATTCTATCCTGCAATTAGAACCTCAAGACTCTTCTGCTTATGTCCTTCTGTCAAATATCTATGCTGATGCAGGTATGTGGGTTGAGGTAACCgagatgagaaaaataatgaggtacaattatttaaaaaaggaaCCGGGTTGTAGTTGGATCGAGGTATTAGATGAGGTTCACACATTTCTTGTTGGTGACAAGGCTCATCCGAGATGCAAAGAGATATATGAGAAGCTTGATGTTCTAATTGGTGAGATGAAGTGGGATGGGTATGTTCCACATTTTGATTTTGTACTTGATGAGGAGATTGAGGAACTCCAAGAGCAAGAAGAGCTCAGATCTAGCATGAATGTTATGTAGTTGACAGCCAGGTGAAGAGCATGAGATTTTTTCAATGACTTTTCCATGATTGCAATTTGGAATAAGTTGGGAAACGAATATAGAAGAGTTGGACACAAGTTCGGCAGCACAATCACCAAGACTCAGGTATTTGGTAAATTTACTGATTTGTGGGAAGATTATACAGCTTGTGACATTGTACTGGGGGTTCTTACTAGAAATTTGGAGATCTTGGATACAATTTAGGAAAAGAAGTGATAGATACTGAGTTATAAGGATGGCATGAATTGATTATGCAGGAGGAATAAGAAGAATCTAGTCTTTGGAAAAACTGGCCATGTGGTATTGATTATCCCTGACCAGGTTTTTCCGTTTCAGGCCCCATTTTTGAACAAATAATTATAGCAGAAAGGTGGTAATTTGAACACGAATGGGTTCGTCCATTGAAATAAACAACAGAATGAAAGCGCTACtttgcattcttttttttcttcttctgagcAACTTAGAGAAAACAAAGGAATAGATGGATGAAGGTAGATcaagaggaaaaagagaaatgagaatGCTTCCCGAAAACAAGAGAACCAACAAATGCCCTACTCATTAGAGTTCCACAAAAAGTAATTTTCCACCAAAAGCACTTTCTCTGAAATTTGTTTTCTtggttttccttctctctttccccctttttttttataaatgggtttaaatatttttcagaacCATATCAAGGAAATTCTTATTTTCATGTTGAAAGGCCAAACAACTATAAGACAAACCTCCCCCCATTCCCagctttgaataaaattaaaaaacaaaaaaacctttTGGCCCCCTCAACAGTCACCCACTCAGACGACTAGTTGACGTCGCCAGAAAAGAAAACTTGTGCAGCAGGCCAAGGTCAAAGCTCAAATCAATGTAGCACTTCCCATGCCAGCTTGATTGTCTGAATAAttagaatgaaaaataataataataataatttaaaaaaataatcttcaGTGCAGGAAAATATATACACCGAAAAATTAGGACCATTGCAACTTTCCGTAGATTTCATAATTACAAAAAGCAGCTTTCATTAGTATCTTGTTATacagccaaaaacaaaaatgagatCTTGCTATCCTCAGCACTTTCTATTTGCAGGTATTCAGTGCATTGATCAgatgaaaatatatatgctCTCAGTACAATAAGTTGTATTGTTCTTCTGCATAGCACCACATCTCTAGTTAACAACAAAAGTAGTTTAGGAAAGAGTTATGTGCACCAAGttacaaaagagagaagatggacaAAAGGTAAGCATTGATGAAAATCTCCTATCATTGGCCAATCAAAAACTCTTGGCTTCAAAAAGGGCAAGTTTGTTGTTGAAGTAGATAGGCCACGACTGAAATCAGCAAGATGAGAATCGCCACAAAAACATGCTTAAAGTTCAGGACTCCTGCATCTATTCTCCTCACTGTCTCGACCTCTGGCTCTGATGTAGAATCTGCAGGCCCCTTTTTAGTCTTACCAACAGACACATTTTTCTGAGTCTTGCCCAACTGCAACCAAACAAATAGAGAGGCAAAAATTTAGAACAAAAAGTTTCAAGCTCCGAATAAGATACACTAGCCATCATGTGACTATGTGAGTGTTAAGGCTGTTAGTAGAAAAAACATCTATTATAAATTAAGATGCCTGGACAGCAAGAGGACAATTTCAAGCATGATTAGAAGAAAGCAACCCACCATTATGAAGTATACACATAAACAGGAACACTTACCTCGGAACCAGTGGCCAACAACTCAGTTGCTTCTTCCTTAGTTTCTCTTGCACGAGTAACATCAGTCAAGTCATGCTTGGCAAATGAGAATCCTTTACTGTCTTCTCCACTATAATGGCCACTAGCTACAGATGGGTGCTTGTTTTGCTGTAACTTCACCACCAAAATTTGGTTCTCCACTGCCAATGAAGATATCTGCACATAATACACAAATATCTTTTGAATCAGCAGAAGTTCCACTGGGTTTAGGAAAACCCCATTTTATCTTTAGCAGTTCAGTTGGCATGCCCTCATATTTAAATGTTGACTTGCGACCATCAAGATTCTACACTTGTTTTTATTCTTAGACCCTTTAAATGTTTTATATGTAAACAAAACTAAATCCATGCCTTGatgcatattaaatcatttgttgttccaaaagcttaagctgatgaAAAATGATGCATTTAACCAAATAATATTCTCACATTCTCTCTCACGTATGGATTTAGCTTTCCCCTTAATAAAAGGGCCTAGCAAGTGGAATATTCAACTGAATTGAGAGATAAAGTGTCAAATCATGGTTCGGACTTAGGATCACATTTTAAAACCATTTATATcaccagttatctcaaaagcttaaattgatgGGAAACTGTATATTTAATCGTTCaataaatattctaacaattcaataattaaaaatcataatttgcaAGTCATTTATAGTCCCGACTTTTTTAAAACAAGACATTGAACTTTCTTGTTTAAGCAAAAAGATAATTCATAGAAACTAGCGCTGCTGTGagatgtaattttaaatttttcatcagAATTTTGGGTAAGTAATTTCCACGATAGTATGATGTAGGTCATTGCTGATCATTGAATAATTTTGTACTTTTAGCTTAATTTTGTTATGTAGATACTAATGTTGAAGTAGAAACTTCAAGTGCTGCTTAAATTCAGGTGATAAAGACTAAAGAGACAGTAAAATTGGGACAGTCTACGGCCAAAACCAGCTTTTAAGCTAAAAACTCAAATCATAATAGGCCAATACCTGCTTATGAAGGCGCTCTCTTTCAATTGCAAGTTGCATGACCAAATCCGTAATAACTTTGGTCCGGATACCAATGTCCTTTGCAGTTGCCTTTTTCATTTCCTTAGCTTGGTACAAAGATACCTCCAAGCATTCCAGTCTGCCCCTCAAAAAGTTCAGTTCCTCATTTAGCTCCTCATTAGATTCAGATAATATGATACACTTCTCCTCAGCACAATCAGCCCGACTTTCAGCTTTTGAAACTTTCAACTTCAGATTCTCTATCAAATTCTCCATGTCTCCAATTGCAGAATTCAACATGCTTTGCTTCTCCTGACTAGCTTCAGCAGATGCCACTGCATGCTGGAGCCGAATATCAGATTCCCTCAACTGCGTCTCAAGTAAATCCACCTTCTCATAGATACCACCACTGTCTTTAGGAAGACCCAGCTCTTCATTAAGATCCATATTGGTC
This window of the Corylus avellana chromosome ca5, CavTom2PMs-1.0 genome carries:
- the LOC132180350 gene encoding pentatricopeptide repeat-containing protein At3g02330, mitochondrial gives rise to the protein MAHHHIPHLRLIRLCSFPSIPLCKTPSVCTFCTLVPTQRTPTSWKTFSHIFQECSDQRALNPGKQAHARMLVTGFQPTVFVANCLVQMYVKCRSLEYASNVFDRMGQRDTVSWNTMIFGYAGCEKMEIAQLFFNRMPLRDVVSWNSLISGYLLKGDYSESIDIFVKMGRTGMVFDRTTFAVSLKSCSVTEDVDLGIQIHGHAVRRGFDNDVVTGSALVHMYAKCKKLVDSLQVFHEMPEKNLVSWSAVIAGCVQNDQFIKGLELFKKMLKVGIKVSQSIYASLFRSCAGLSAFRLGTQLHGHALKTNFGFDVIVGTATMDMYAKCDSMPEARKLFNSLQNHNLQSYNAIIVGYARRYQGFKALELFWLLQKSGLGFDEISLSAAFSACAVIQGNLEGLQLHGLAVKNCLRSSICVANAMLDMYGKCGGLFEACSVFDEMGRRDAVSWNAIIAAHEQNENEEETLSLFVSMLQSRMEPDEFTYGSVLKACAGQQALNYGLEIHNRIIKSRMGLDLFVGSALVDMYCKCGMMEEAEKIHDRLEEPTMVSWNAIISGFSMQKQSESAQRFFSQMLEKGVNPDNFTYATVLDTCANLATVGLGKQIHAQILKLELQSDVYITSTLVDMYSKCGNMQDSQLMFEKAPRRDPVTWNAMICGYAYHGFGVEALTTFENMQLVNVRPNHATFVSVLRACAHIGHAEKGWHYFHAMRSDYGFDPQLEHYTCMVDILGRSGKVNEALKLIQEMPFEADAVIWRTLLSICKIHGNVEVAEKAANSILQLEPQDSSAYVLLSNIYADAGMWVEVTEMRKIMRYNYLKKEPGCSWIEVLDEVHTFLVGDKAHPRCKEIYEKLDVLIGEMKWDGYVPHFDFVLDEEIEELQEQEELRSSMNVM